In Apium graveolens cultivar Ventura chromosome 10, ASM990537v1, whole genome shotgun sequence, the following are encoded in one genomic region:
- the LOC141693312 gene encoding ABSCISIC ACID-INSENSITIVE 5-like protein 2 — protein sequence MGTQTMGSQGSYGSGSGRDLQESRKEFLARQKSLYNLTLDEVQSQLGHLGKPLTSMNLDEFLKSVWTVEANQGLGRVDYAAMQNGMLASGSGLNRQSSVTLSRDLSKKTVDEVWKDIQQGQKKTGIGMSSRERNSTLGEMTLEDFLVQAGVVTEGGKASGPVFGVDPIALPQQSVSLQTPWMNYQIPSAHQPTQQQNMLAVYMPGNIIQPSLSLGSNPILDAYNETQMTISPSPLMGTLSDTQIPGRKRNASGDVVEKTVERRQKRMIKNRESAARSRARKQAYTHELENKVQRLEEENERLKRQQEAEALLPCLQLPEPKYQLRRTSSAAF from the exons ATGGGAACTCAGACAATGGGATCTCAGGGAAGTTATGGTAGTGGTAGTGGTAGGGATTTGCAAGAGTCGAGGAAGGAGTTCTTGGCTCGTCAGAAATCGTTGTATAACCTTACGCTTGATGAGGTTCAAAGTCAATTAGGGCATTTGGGGAAACCTTTGACCAGTATGAATCTTGATGAGTTTCTCAAGAGTGTTTGGACTGTAGAAGCTAATCAGGGACTTGGAAGGGTTGATTACGCGGCTATGCAAAATGGGATGCTTGCTTCTGGGTCCGGTTTGAACAGGCAATCAAGTGTGACTCTATCACGTGATCTGAGCAAGAAGACTgttgatgaggtttggaaagacATCCAGCAAGGTCAGAAGAAGACTGGTATTGGGATGAGTAGCCGTGAAAGAAATTCTACTCTCGGTGAGATGACTTTGGAGGACTTCTTGGTTCAGGCAGGGGTAGTTACTGAAGGGGGGAAAGCTTCAGGACCTGTTTTTGGGGTTGATCCGATTGCACTGCCACAACAAAGTGTTTCCCTACAAACTCCTTGGATGAATTACCAGATCCCCTCGGCTCATCAGCCAACTCAACAACAAAATATGCTGGCTGTTTACATGCCGGGCAATATAATTCAGCCATCCCTTTCTCTGGGTTCAAATCCAATTTTGGATGCATATAATGAGACTCAAATGACTATTTCACCTTCCCCTTTAATGGGTACACTTTCAGATACCCAAATACCTGGGAGGAAAAGGAATGCTTCAGGGGATGTTGTTGAAAAAACTGTTGAAAGGAGGCAGAAGAGGATGATTAAGAATAGAGAATCTGCTGCTAGGTCACGAGCAAGAAAGCAG GCTTACACTCACGAGCTTGAGAACAAGGTGCAACGGCTAGAAGAGGAAAATGAAAGGCTCAAGAGACAACAG GAGGCAGAGGCATTGTTGCCATGTTTACAACTTCCAGAGCCCAAGTATCAACTTCGCAGGACAAGCTCAGCTGCTTTCTGA
- the LOC141691820 gene encoding uncharacterized protein LOC141691820 has translation MAESSIANEILTNSQNQAVNYNDPYYLSSGDNPRQQLGTMLLSGDNFINWSRSVKMALGAKNKLGFIDGSLHKPAEDSVDYNKWIRNDYMVMSWLTSSMEPVISDSFIFATSAHDLWTDVADRFGKSNAPLLYELHTTLIKIRQDNMSIAEYFGKMKSVWDKFASSS, from the coding sequence ATGGCGGAATCGTCAATTGCGAACGAAATCTTAACTAATTCACAGAATCAGGCTGTGAATTACAATGATCCTTACTACCTATCTTCTGGTGACAATCCTCGCCAGCAATTAGGAACGATGTTGCTTTCTGGTGATAATTTCATCAATTGGAGTCGTAGTGTTAAGATGGCGCTTGGAGCCAAAAACAAACTCGGTTTCATTGATGGATCTTTACACAAACCAGCTGAGGACTCTGTTGATTACAACAAGTGGATTCGCAATGATTACATGGTGATGTCGTGGTTGACTTCATCTATGGAGCCGGTAATTTCTGATAGCTTCATTTTTGCAACATCTGCTCATGATCTTTGGACTGATGTGGCTGATCGGTTTGGTAAGTCGAATGCTCCATTACTCTATGAATTACATACGACTTTGATAAAGATTCGGCAAGATAATATGAGCATTGCTGAATATTTTGGTAAGATGAAATCTGTTTGGGATAAATTTGCTTCAAGTTCTTGA